In Sulfitobacter sp. M39, the following proteins share a genomic window:
- a CDS encoding Hsp70 family protein, whose product MATMSPTLGIDFGTSNSAVGYAVDGVPHLINVEAGQNTLPTALFFDNEEKRIIYGRGAQEALIGGEDGRYMRALKSLLGTPLMRESRVLLGKRMDFIAIVASFLAELKTKAERATGQQFDRALSGRPVMFHSADPARDAQALVDLTECYMQAGFKQVRFMPEPEAAALANRAVLEPGDLGLIVDIGGGTSDFTLFRQEGDAGIHILASKGVRIGGTDFDRELSLQHVMPHLGMGSQIKHVFGDETHAAPHAVFADLATWQKIPFLYTREQRRAVEDLAKYAVEPKLLNRLQRVLEDELGHDMAFAVEAGKIAANDPDASAPPQIDLKIVERGLTVPLPPAMMAASLAQMAGDIAQVATDLTAQAEVKPDAVTKLIFVGGSSLMGVIDRAMRDAFPQAELHRGAAMTAIVDGLAIAAPHAFAEG is encoded by the coding sequence ATGGCTACGATGTCACCCACTTTGGGTATCGATTTCGGAACGTCCAACTCTGCCGTGGGCTATGCCGTAGACGGTGTGCCGCATTTGATTAACGTCGAGGCGGGGCAGAACACGCTGCCGACCGCGCTGTTTTTCGACAATGAGGAAAAGCGGATCATCTATGGTCGCGGTGCCCAAGAGGCGCTGATCGGCGGCGAGGACGGGCGCTATATGCGTGCGCTCAAAAGTCTGCTGGGCACGCCCTTGATGCGCGAAAGCCGGGTTCTGTTGGGCAAGCGCATGGATTTCATCGCCATCGTGGCGAGCTTTCTCGCCGAGCTGAAGACGAAGGCAGAGCGCGCCACCGGCCAGCAGTTTGATCGGGCGCTGTCAGGGCGGCCTGTGATGTTCCACAGTGCCGATCCGGCGCGGGACGCGCAGGCGTTGGTGGATTTGACCGAATGCTATATGCAAGCCGGGTTCAAGCAGGTCCGCTTTATGCCCGAACCCGAGGCCGCGGCGCTGGCCAATCGTGCCGTGCTTGAACCGGGCGATCTGGGGCTGATCGTGGATATCGGGGGCGGTACGTCTGATTTTACCCTGTTCCGGCAGGAGGGTGACGCGGGTATTCATATCCTCGCCAGCAAAGGGGTGCGCATTGGCGGGACCGATTTTGACCGCGAGCTGAGCCTTCAGCATGTGATGCCGCATCTGGGGATGGGTAGCCAGATCAAACATGTGTTCGGTGATGAAACCCACGCCGCCCCGCATGCGGTCTTCGCCGATTTGGCGACGTGGCAGAAAATTCCGTTCCTTTACACCCGCGAACAGCGTCGTGCGGTCGAGGATCTGGCGAAATACGCGGTAGAGCCGAAGCTGCTGAACCGGCTGCAACGCGTGTTGGAGGATGAGCTGGGCCACGATATGGCCTTCGCGGTAGAGGCCGGCAAGATCGCGGCGAACGACCCCGATGCCAGCGCCCCGCCGCAGATTGACCTCAAGATCGTGGAGCGCGGGCTGACGGTGCCGCTGCCGCCGGCAATGATGGCGGCGAGTTTGGCGCAGATGGCAGGGGATATCGCGCAGGTTGCGACCGATCTGACGGCGCAGGCAGAGGTAAAACCCGACGCCGTGACCAAGCTGATCTTTGTCGGCGGGTCCAGTCTGATGGGCGTGATCGACCGTGCCATGCGCGATGCATTCCCGCAGGCCGAACTGCACCGCGGGGCCGCGATGACCGCAATCGTCGACGGTCTGGCAATCGCCGCGCCACACGCCTTTGCTGAAGGCTGA
- a CDS encoding ABC transporter substrate-binding protein: MAHLRKRILGACAAALMATGVAAQNDITVAMQLEPPHLDPTSAAAGAIDQVLYSNVFEGLTRFMGDGSVVPGLAQSWEISDDGLTYTFKLQSGVTFHDGTTMDAADVKFSLDRINAEDSANAQKALFGAISEVTVVDPSTVEIKLSEPDGNLLFNLAWGDAVIVAPESIDNIKQLPIGTGAFKFTSWTQGDNIRIEKNPNYWGTPAALDIATFKFISDPTAAFASMMAEDVDVFAGFPAPENLPQFEADPRFQVLVGSSEGETILAMNNKQPPFDDPKVRAAVAHAIDRQAIIDGAMFGYGTPIGTHFAPHNPAYVDQTALSLHDIEKSKALLAEAGFADGFETTLDLPPPSYARRGGEIIAAQLAEVGITAKINNVEWAQWLETVFKGKNFGMTIVSHTEPMDIGIYANPDYYFQYDNTDFQALMTKLNATTDPEARNDLLGEAQTMIAQDHVNGFLFQLASLSVAKAGLTGLWRNAPTQAVDLTGVSWAE, encoded by the coding sequence ATGGCCCATCTTCGCAAACGTATTCTAGGCGCCTGCGCTGCCGCGCTGATGGCCACCGGCGTCGCCGCGCAAAACGACATCACCGTCGCGATGCAGCTTGAACCACCGCATCTGGACCCGACAAGCGCTGCGGCGGGGGCTATCGATCAGGTGCTCTATTCCAACGTTTTCGAAGGGCTGACCCGCTTTATGGGCGACGGATCGGTCGTGCCCGGGCTGGCGCAATCGTGGGAAATCTCTGACGATGGCCTGACCTATACGTTCAAACTGCAAAGCGGCGTGACCTTTCACGACGGAACGACGATGGATGCCGCCGACGTCAAATTCTCGCTTGACCGGATCAATGCCGAAGACAGCGCAAATGCCCAAAAGGCCTTGTTTGGCGCGATCTCGGAGGTGACGGTCGTCGACCCGTCGACCGTCGAAATCAAACTGTCAGAGCCGGACGGCAACCTGTTGTTCAACCTCGCATGGGGCGACGCGGTGATCGTGGCACCCGAAAGCATCGACAATATCAAGCAACTGCCCATCGGCACCGGCGCGTTCAAATTCACCAGCTGGACCCAGGGCGACAATATCCGCATCGAGAAGAACCCGAACTACTGGGGGACCCCGGCCGCGCTGGATATCGCCACGTTCAAATTCATCTCTGACCCGACCGCCGCTTTCGCGTCGATGATGGCCGAAGATGTTGATGTCTTCGCCGGCTTCCCCGCACCCGAGAACCTGCCGCAGTTCGAAGCGGACCCGCGGTTTCAAGTGCTTGTCGGTTCTTCCGAGGGCGAAACCATTCTCGCGATGAACAACAAACAGCCGCCGTTTGATGACCCCAAAGTGCGCGCCGCCGTCGCCCATGCCATTGATCGTCAGGCCATTATCGACGGTGCGATGTTCGGGTACGGCACACCCATCGGTACGCATTTCGCGCCCCATAACCCGGCCTATGTCGATCAAACCGCGCTGAGCCTGCATGACATCGAAAAATCCAAAGCTTTGCTGGCCGAAGCCGGCTTTGCCGATGGGTTCGAGACCACGCTGGACCTGCCGCCCCCCTCCTACGCCCGCCGCGGCGGAGAGATCATCGCCGCGCAGCTGGCCGAGGTTGGTATCACCGCCAAGATCAACAATGTCGAATGGGCCCAATGGCTTGAGACGGTGTTCAAGGGAAAGAACTTCGGCATGACAATCGTAAGTCACACCGAACCGATGGATATCGGCATCTACGCCAACCCTGATTACTATTTCCAATATGACAACACTGATTTTCAGGCATTGATGACCAAGCTGAACGCGACAACCGACCCGGAAGCACGCAACGACTTGCTGGGTGAGGCGCAGACCATGATCGCCCAAGATCACGTCAACGGTTTCCTGTTCCAACTGGCGTCACTATCCGTCGCAAAGGCAGGTCTGACCGGCCTTTGGCGCAACGCCCCGACGCAGGCTGTCGACCTTACCGGTGTTT